The following are from one region of the Candidatus Abyssobacteria bacterium SURF_5 genome:
- a CDS encoding alpha/beta hydrolase, with protein sequence MRKWQIALIGIFVLALIAGFIYRESLILRITGMRPFVKDRFGGWLSAGADERELDTALRRIHDPRGSGPGSWVYELSRPANSHELTARVAEMNNNLAAAASEYQKAAVYYFIARFPFVSSPAKAEAYRKHIDCYLQAAQSFDPPLEIVRIPFENKEIIGYLRVPEIDMPPLVVLTGGVDTWKSDMEPQINAMLSEGLAVFAFDMPGTGESQWPLEPTSDRVYSRVIEYFKDHPAVDGEQIGVYLQSFAGLFAVKLALVDPNVKAAVNIGGPIHLAFTREHIRKVPDVMIATIAHAMRTELENNLDRQVEVSEPMSLKQQGLLKTPERQAALLSINGDLDPLVPIEDLYIISRAGIQQEEWVYKGDGHCAHDSMVEYVPKAAAWLKTRLTQQEDSVSADWAVGHIENQP encoded by the coding sequence ATGCGAAAATGGCAGATTGCTCTTATTGGAATATTTGTTCTTGCTCTGATCGCCGGCTTCATCTACCGCGAGTCTCTGATCCTCCGGATCACCGGAATGCGCCCATTCGTAAAGGATCGATTCGGCGGTTGGCTCTCGGCCGGAGCCGATGAGCGGGAACTGGATACTGCGTTGCGGCGGATTCACGATCCGAGAGGATCGGGACCAGGCTCATGGGTATACGAATTGAGTCGGCCCGCCAACAGCCATGAGTTGACTGCGCGAGTGGCCGAGATGAATAACAACCTGGCCGCTGCCGCATCCGAATATCAGAAGGCGGCTGTCTATTATTTCATCGCCCGGTTCCCTTTCGTCTCATCTCCCGCCAAAGCGGAAGCCTATCGAAAGCATATCGACTGTTACCTGCAGGCGGCGCAATCATTTGATCCGCCCCTCGAGATCGTGAGAATTCCGTTCGAAAACAAAGAGATAATCGGATATCTGCGGGTTCCGGAAATTGACATGCCGCCGCTGGTGGTTCTGACCGGTGGGGTCGACACCTGGAAAAGCGACATGGAGCCTCAGATAAATGCAATGCTTTCGGAAGGACTGGCGGTATTTGCCTTCGATATGCCGGGGACGGGCGAGAGTCAATGGCCGCTTGAACCGACTTCGGATAGAGTGTACAGCCGGGTCATCGAGTATTTCAAGGATCACCCGGCCGTTGACGGTGAACAGATCGGGGTTTATCTGCAAAGCTTCGCCGGATTGTTTGCGGTAAAACTCGCGCTCGTTGATCCCAATGTGAAAGCAGCCGTCAATATCGGGGGCCCCATTCACCTTGCGTTCACACGCGAACACATCCGGAAAGTGCCTGATGTGATGATCGCAACCATAGCGCACGCGATGCGGACAGAGCTCGAGAATAACCTGGACAGGCAGGTGGAGGTCTCTGAACCGATGTCGCTGAAACAGCAGGGTCTCCTGAAGACGCCTGAACGGCAGGCGGCGCTTTTGAGCATCAATGGCGATCTGGATCCGCTCGTCCCGATCGAAGACCTGTACATCATCTCCCGCGCCGGCATTCAGCAGGAGGAATGGGTGTACAAAGGCGACGGCCATTGCGCCCATGACAGCATGGTTGAATACGTGCCCAAGGCGGCGGCATGGCTGAAAACGCGCCTCACCCAACAGGAGGATTCAGTATCCGCGGACTGGGCCGTCGGTCATATTGAAAATCAGCCATAA
- a CDS encoding MFS transporter yields the protein MNPQKISLSTMFILGAGWFGSNFFWAFYGGPMPLFLKNFSESKFSISLVLGFAGLASCIMPPIVGHVSDRTWTRFGRRKPFVVFGVSGVLLCLFVIPHLQTFASVAVLSAILYLVIACAETPLFSLLPDITPVEQRSTTSGIVHLLGSVGLIIFFAISSRLWDVHPVAVFRMVGIVTFTAMLTVVLLIKEPATIESTQKQTSGISSYLSGIIQETEAMKYYSAQFFWWLGFYMVSTFITLFAVEELGVTEGDSMFLPMALTVVTTLSMYPLGVLGDHVGRKKLLTAMIALWGVLGLFIGFSRTLPQAVILVGLTGLPFATVLGVGYAYMLDLIPPERTAEFVGFSIFSISLPMVLGAILAGTFIDIFGFRLLFPIGSLAMFVGLIILQFTSPRAALLTPQERPD from the coding sequence ATGAATCCACAAAAAATTTCGCTCTCCACGATGTTCATACTCGGCGCCGGATGGTTCGGCTCAAATTTCTTTTGGGCCTTCTACGGCGGCCCCATGCCGCTTTTTCTGAAGAATTTTTCCGAATCGAAATTTTCCATTTCACTGGTGCTCGGTTTTGCCGGCCTGGCAAGCTGCATTATGCCGCCCATAGTCGGCCACGTAAGCGATCGCACCTGGACCCGGTTTGGCCGCCGAAAGCCTTTCGTGGTGTTTGGTGTCTCCGGCGTTTTGCTTTGCCTGTTTGTCATCCCTCATCTGCAAACATTTGCATCAGTGGCTGTTCTGTCCGCTATCCTGTATCTCGTAATAGCCTGTGCCGAGACGCCGCTGTTTTCCCTCCTGCCAGATATCACGCCGGTAGAGCAGCGGAGCACAACGAGCGGGATCGTGCATCTATTGGGGAGCGTGGGGTTGATCATTTTTTTTGCGATCAGTTCGCGTCTATGGGATGTTCATCCAGTTGCAGTTTTTCGCATGGTTGGAATCGTCACCTTTACCGCCATGCTTACGGTGGTTCTGTTGATAAAGGAGCCGGCTACTATAGAGTCGACCCAGAAGCAGACTTCCGGCATAAGTTCATATCTTTCGGGTATAATTCAGGAGACTGAGGCAATGAAGTATTACAGCGCGCAGTTCTTCTGGTGGCTCGGCTTTTATATGGTTTCGACTTTTATTACCTTGTTTGCGGTGGAAGAACTGGGCGTAACTGAAGGCGATTCGATGTTTCTCCCCATGGCGCTTACCGTTGTGACGACCCTTTCCATGTATCCGCTGGGAGTCCTTGGCGACCATGTTGGACGAAAAAAACTATTGACTGCAATGATTGCTCTTTGGGGCGTTCTCGGATTGTTTATCGGATTTTCGAGAACATTGCCTCAGGCAGTTATCCTGGTCGGCTTGACGGGCTTGCCCTTTGCCACCGTTCTCGGGGTCGGCTACGCCTATATGCTCGATTTGATTCCCCCTGAAAGAACAGCGGAATTTGTCGGCTTCAGCATTTTCAGTATTTCGCTGCCGATGGTTTTGGGGGCGATTCTGGCGGGAACATTTATTGACATCTTCGGCTTTCGCCTGCTTTTCCCCATTGGGTCGCTGGCCATGTTCGTTGGCCTGATCATCCTGCAGTTCACCTCGCCGCGCGCCGCCTTGCTTACTCCTCAAGAGCGGCCGGATTGA
- a CDS encoding NAD-dependent epimerase/dehydratase family protein, producing MKYLVAGGSGYIGSAVVRELLSGNKNKVKVLVRPTDDLRNLDGLDVELVHGDITDYHSVLAALDGCDRAFHLAAIYAIWLPDPRLMYWVNVQGTRTVLEACRQKKIKKVVYTSSVAALGAHGKDRPATESVQFNLWHTKDHYYISKYRAEQVALDFFRRGLPVVIVNPTNPCGPRDIAPTPNGQLIINIIKGKLPGYVDGGINVSDIDDTAKGHVLAMEKGKPGEKYVLGNTNVSVKEYFDLIAQIGGGKSPSIRIPRSVAVSSGYLYELLSAVTKKPPVTTSAWVRVGSEYSFWDSSKAVRELGMPQTPIRDSIGRAIAWFRANGKL from the coding sequence ATGAAGTATCTGGTTGCCGGAGGCTCAGGATATATCGGATCTGCTGTTGTCCGCGAACTGCTGTCGGGAAACAAAAACAAGGTGAAGGTGCTCGTAAGGCCGACAGATGATTTGCGCAATCTCGATGGGCTCGACGTAGAACTCGTCCATGGTGATATCACTGATTATCACTCGGTGCTTGCGGCCCTTGACGGCTGCGATCGCGCGTTCCACCTTGCAGCCATTTACGCCATCTGGCTACCGGACCCCCGGCTGATGTATTGGGTAAACGTGCAGGGGACCCGGACCGTTCTCGAAGCGTGCCGGCAAAAGAAGATCAAGAAGGTAGTCTACACCAGCTCGGTGGCCGCTCTCGGAGCACATGGAAAAGACCGCCCAGCCACTGAATCGGTCCAGTTCAACCTCTGGCACACGAAGGATCATTACTACATTTCCAAATATCGGGCCGAGCAGGTGGCGCTTGATTTCTTCCGCCGCGGTCTGCCGGTCGTGATCGTGAATCCGACGAATCCGTGCGGCCCGCGCGACATAGCTCCAACGCCGAACGGACAGCTCATCATTAATATTATCAAGGGAAAACTGCCGGGATATGTCGACGGAGGCATTAATGTTTCCGATATCGATGACACTGCAAAGGGACACGTGCTGGCGATGGAGAAAGGAAAGCCGGGCGAAAAGTATGTCCTTGGCAATACCAATGTTTCGGTAAAAGAATACTTCGATTTGATCGCTCAAATAGGCGGCGGAAAATCGCCTTCCATCAGGATTCCCCGCTCGGTTGCGGTAAGCTCCGGTTATCTGTATGAACTCCTGTCCGCTGTCACGAAGAAACCGCCGGTGACGACTTCCGCATGGGTCCGCGTCGGCAGTGAATATTCCTTCTGGGACAGTTCAAAGGCTGTGCGCGAGCTCGGCATGCCGCAGACCCCGATTCGCGATAGCATCGGCCGCGCCATCGCGTGGTTCAGGGCAAATGGGAAATTGTAG
- a CDS encoding metallopeptidase family protein encodes MKISRKKFEEIVAEALDELPGEIAEAMTNVFVVVEEWPSRDLLDEMGLQNRYELLGVYEGIPLLQRTTSYSALPDRIVLFQAPIQSSCSSDRELREEIKKVVVHEVAHHFGISDRRLRQLGY; translated from the coding sequence ATGAAAATCAGCCGCAAAAAGTTCGAAGAGATCGTGGCCGAAGCCCTCGATGAGCTGCCCGGCGAGATAGCCGAGGCGATGACCAATGTCTTTGTGGTCGTGGAGGAATGGCCTTCGCGCGACCTGCTCGATGAGATGGGACTGCAAAATCGATATGAGCTCCTGGGGGTTTATGAGGGCATCCCCCTTTTACAAAGGACCACCTCTTACAGCGCGCTTCCCGACCGGATAGTGCTCTTTCAGGCTCCCATTCAATCAAGTTGCTCATCTGATCGCGAGCTGCGCGAAGAGATAAAGAAAGTAGTCGTGCACGAAGTGGCGCATCATTTCGGCATATCCGACCGAAGGCTTCGCCAATTAGGCTATTAG
- a CDS encoding aldo/keto reductase: protein MKQIQLGKTGLRVSALGFGGIPIIRLDMVEAVEVVRHCYKSGITFFDTANVYGDSEKKIGEALEGVRENVVLATKTLARDAETAAEHISYSLENLRTDCIDLYQLHNIANDETLENVMAPGGAYEALTGARADGKIRHIGLSSHNISTAIKACRSGHFDTLQFPFNFIERDPADELFKVAAGMQMGIIGMKPLGGGLLERADLCFKFLQQYPNVVPIPGIQAKAELDEIIELYRNPKPLNEEDNKQIERIRAEVGIKFCHRCEYCMPCEKGVLIPSVFSFKSMYRRLAPGAAIAMAQAAMESVENCVECGECVEKCPYDLPIPDLLKENLALYHEYVKRQE from the coding sequence ATGAAACAGATTCAGTTGGGGAAAACCGGCCTCAGGGTCTCCGCGCTGGGCTTTGGCGGCATCCCGATCATCAGGCTCGACATGGTTGAAGCCGTCGAGGTAGTGCGTCATTGTTATAAGAGCGGGATAACGTTTTTCGATACCGCGAATGTTTATGGCGACAGCGAGAAGAAAATTGGAGAGGCGCTCGAGGGTGTTCGAGAGAACGTGGTATTGGCCACAAAAACGCTCGCGCGCGACGCCGAGACCGCTGCGGAACACATCTCATACAGCCTGGAAAACCTGCGGACGGATTGTATTGATCTGTACCAACTTCATAATATTGCAAATGATGAAACACTTGAGAACGTGATGGCGCCGGGCGGCGCGTATGAGGCGCTGACCGGGGCGCGCGCCGACGGAAAGATCCGCCACATCGGCCTCAGCTCGCACAATATCTCGACCGCAATCAAAGCCTGCCGCAGCGGCCACTTCGACACGCTGCAGTTCCCGTTCAATTTCATCGAACGCGACCCAGCAGACGAGCTGTTCAAGGTGGCCGCCGGAATGCAAATGGGGATCATCGGCATGAAACCGCTCGGCGGCGGCCTGCTCGAGCGGGCGGATTTATGTTTCAAATTCCTGCAGCAATATCCGAATGTGGTGCCCATCCCCGGCATCCAGGCGAAAGCGGAACTTGACGAGATCATTGAGCTTTATCGAAACCCGAAACCCCTAAACGAAGAGGACAACAAGCAGATCGAGCGAATCCGGGCCGAAGTGGGGATCAAGTTCTGCCACCGCTGTGAATACTGCATGCCCTGCGAGAAGGGGGTTCTGATTCCGAGCGTATTCAGTTTCAAGTCCATGTATCGGCGACTGGCGCCGGGCGCCGCCATCGCCATGGCGCAGGCTGCAATGGAAAGCGTCGAGAATTGTGTCGAATGCGGGGAATGCGTGGAGAAATGTCCTTACGACTTGCCGATCCCCGACCTGCTCAAGGAGAATCTGGCGCTCTATCATGAGTATGTGAAGCGGCAGGAATGA